One genomic region from Paraburkholderia azotifigens encodes:
- a CDS encoding EAL and HDOD domain-containing protein: MPDPYQETDEAGRLQTFAQAGEDDEAISSAQFVYVGRQPILDRDGALHAYELLFRAGAENYAEVSDDAQATAQVVVRTIGSIGVPSVLGTHRGFVNIGRDLLFDDIVHLMEPERFVLEILETVEFDERLIARIDELRRAGFRVALDDVCELSPNLLAALPFADIVKVDFLETDRKLLPSLTQALLKHGKTLIAEKVETREDFTLARELGFDLFQGYFFARPQVLSSRRTRSSRTSLLRLLALLARDAGIVELEAELKRNPNVVMQLLRLVNSSAFGLGRNIASLREAIIATGTRQIARWAQLLLYAGGGELPWRSDPLVQLAGTRARFMELAARWIHPNDEAFADAAFLTGVFSLVHVLVDSTPGATLDPLDLSPLIRDAIVERAGPMGALLSIAEAAGEAQDAAAIASAQSLEEFAALTPIVLAELNLSAAAWFGAHLGD; the protein is encoded by the coding sequence ATGCCTGATCCGTATCAAGAGACTGACGAAGCCGGCCGCCTTCAAACGTTTGCGCAAGCAGGCGAGGACGACGAAGCGATCTCCTCGGCGCAGTTCGTCTATGTCGGGCGTCAGCCGATCCTCGACCGCGATGGCGCATTGCATGCCTACGAACTGCTGTTTCGCGCCGGCGCGGAGAATTACGCGGAAGTGTCCGACGATGCGCAAGCCACGGCGCAGGTGGTGGTGCGCACGATCGGCAGCATCGGCGTGCCGTCCGTGCTGGGCACGCACCGCGGCTTCGTGAACATCGGCCGCGATCTGCTGTTCGACGACATCGTGCATCTGATGGAGCCCGAGCGCTTCGTGCTCGAAATTCTCGAGACGGTCGAATTCGACGAGCGGCTCATCGCGCGCATCGACGAACTGCGCCGCGCAGGGTTTCGCGTCGCGCTCGACGATGTCTGCGAGCTGTCACCGAATCTGCTGGCCGCGCTGCCGTTCGCGGATATCGTCAAGGTCGACTTCCTCGAGACGGACCGCAAGCTGCTGCCGAGCCTCACGCAGGCGTTGCTCAAACACGGCAAGACGCTGATCGCCGAAAAGGTCGAGACGCGCGAAGACTTCACGCTCGCCCGCGAGCTGGGCTTCGACCTGTTTCAGGGTTACTTCTTCGCGCGGCCGCAGGTGTTGTCCTCGCGCCGCACGCGCTCGTCGCGCACCTCGCTGCTGCGCCTGCTGGCGCTGCTCGCACGCGATGCGGGGATCGTCGAACTCGAAGCCGAGCTGAAGCGCAATCCGAATGTGGTGATGCAGTTGTTGCGCCTCGTCAATTCGAGCGCGTTCGGCCTGGGGCGCAATATCGCGTCGCTGCGCGAGGCGATCATCGCGACGGGCACGCGGCAGATCGCGCGCTGGGCGCAGTTGCTGCTCTACGCGGGCGGCGGCGAACTGCCGTGGCGCTCCGATCCCCTCGTGCAGCTGGCTGGCACGCGCGCCCGCTTCATGGAACTGGCTGCGCGCTGGATCCATCCGAACGACGAGGCTTTCGCGGATGCCGCGTTCCTGACGGGCGTGTTCTCGCTCGTGCATGTGCTGGTCGATTCGACGCCCGGCGCGACGCTCGATCCTCTCGATCTGTCGCCGCTGATTCGCGATGCGATCGTCGAGCGTGCGGGGCCTATGGGTGCGCTGCTTAGCATCGCGGAAGCGGCGGGCGAGGCGCAGGATGCCGCGGCGATCGCGAGCGCGCAGTCGCTCGAAGAGTTCGCCGCGCTTACGCCCATCGTGCTCGCCGAGCTGAATCTGTCGGCGGCCGCGTGGTTCGGCGCGCATCTCGGGGATTGA
- a CDS encoding efflux RND transporter permease subunit — protein sequence MNLSRPFIQRPVATTLLAIGIALSGLFAFARLPVAPLPQVDFPTISIQASLPGASPETVATSVASPLERHLGTIADVTEMTSSSSVGSARITMQFGLNRNIDGAARDVQAAINAARADLPASLRSNPTYHKVNPADAPILILALTSKTMTAGQLYDSAATVLQQSLSQVDGVGEVDVSGSANPAVRVELEPQALFHYGIGLEDVRAALASANANSPKGSIEFGPNRVQLYTNDQAKKASQYKDLVIAYRDGAAVHLSDVSEVVDSVEDLRNLGLMNNQRSVLVILYRQPGANIIETIDRVKAMIPQLKASLPAAVEVTPTADRSTTIRASLKDTQYTLMIAVALVVMVVFLFLRNWRATLIPSVAVPISIIGTFAAMYLLGFSIDNLSLMALTIATGFVVDDAIVVLENIERHIESGMPRMKAAFVGAREVGFTVMSISISLVAVFLPILLMGGIVGRLFREFALTLSLAIGVSLIVSLTLTPMMCSRLLFEPHEKKEEGRFARALERGFNGMQRGYARTLGWSLRHPLLILMVLLLTIALNVWLYIIVPKGFFPQQDTGRLVGGIQADQSTSFQAMKVKFSEMMKIVQANPAVDSVVGFTGGRQTNSGFMFVSLKPKSERKISADQVIQQLRGPLSDVAGARTFLQAVQDIRVGGRQSNAQYQFTLLSDTTSDLYKWTPKLTEALQKRRELADVNSDQQQGGLEAMVTIDRATAARLNINPAQIDNTLYDAFGQRQVSTIYNPLNQYHVVMEVAPKYWQSPDILSQVWISTSGGSASGAQSTNATAGTVTSAATSKATTGGTAGTTASSAAAIASDAARNLANNSIAASGKSSASTGAAVSTSKETMIPLSAIASFGPGTTPLAVNHQSQFVASTISFNLPPGKSLSDATQIIYQTMAEIGMPGTIHGSFQGTAQAFQQSMSDQPILILAALAAVYIVLGILYESYIHPLTILSTLPSAGVGALLALLLFNTEFSIIALIAVILLIGIVKKNAIMMVDFAIDASRQGLSSRDAIEQACLLRFRPIMMTTCAALLGALPLAFGRGEGAELRAPLGLAIVGGLIVSQMLTLYTTPVVYLYMDRLRVRWEARRGRRGRPADVA from the coding sequence ATGAACCTGTCGCGCCCCTTCATTCAGCGCCCGGTCGCCACGACGCTGCTCGCCATCGGCATTGCGCTGTCGGGCCTCTTTGCCTTCGCGCGACTGCCCGTCGCACCGCTGCCGCAGGTCGACTTCCCGACCATCTCGATCCAGGCAAGCCTGCCGGGCGCGAGCCCGGAGACGGTCGCGACCAGCGTGGCCAGTCCGCTCGAACGGCATCTCGGCACGATTGCCGACGTCACGGAGATGACCTCGTCGAGTTCCGTCGGCTCGGCGCGCATCACGATGCAGTTCGGCCTGAACCGCAACATCGACGGCGCCGCGCGCGACGTGCAGGCGGCCATCAACGCGGCGCGCGCCGACCTGCCCGCGAGCCTGCGCTCGAACCCGACGTACCACAAGGTCAATCCCGCCGACGCGCCGATCCTGATTCTCGCACTCACGTCGAAGACGATGACGGCGGGCCAGCTGTACGACTCGGCGGCGACCGTGCTGCAGCAGTCGCTGTCGCAGGTGGACGGCGTCGGCGAAGTCGACGTGAGCGGCTCGGCAAATCCTGCCGTGCGCGTCGAACTGGAACCGCAAGCCCTCTTCCACTACGGCATCGGCCTCGAGGACGTGCGCGCGGCGCTGGCGTCGGCGAATGCGAATAGCCCGAAGGGTTCGATCGAATTCGGCCCGAACCGCGTCCAGCTCTATACGAACGACCAGGCGAAGAAAGCGTCGCAATACAAGGATCTCGTGATCGCGTATCGCGACGGCGCCGCCGTGCATCTGTCCGATGTCTCGGAGGTGGTCGATTCCGTCGAAGACCTGCGCAACCTCGGCCTGATGAACAACCAGCGCTCGGTGCTCGTGATCCTGTACCGGCAGCCGGGCGCGAACATCATCGAGACGATCGACCGCGTCAAGGCGATGATTCCGCAGCTGAAGGCGTCGCTGCCCGCCGCCGTCGAAGTCACGCCGACGGCCGACCGTTCGACCACGATCCGCGCGTCGCTGAAGGACACGCAATACACGCTGATGATCGCCGTCGCGCTGGTCGTGATGGTCGTGTTCCTGTTCCTGCGCAACTGGCGCGCGACGCTGATTCCGAGCGTCGCCGTGCCGATTTCGATCATCGGCACGTTCGCGGCGATGTACCTGCTCGGGTTTTCGATCGACAACCTGTCGCTGATGGCGCTTACCATCGCAACGGGCTTCGTGGTCGACGACGCGATCGTCGTGCTGGAGAACATCGAGCGGCACATCGAGAGCGGCATGCCGCGCATGAAGGCCGCCTTCGTCGGCGCGCGCGAAGTCGGCTTCACGGTGATGTCGATCAGCATTTCGCTCGTCGCCGTGTTCCTGCCCATTCTGCTGATGGGCGGAATCGTCGGACGGCTGTTCCGCGAGTTCGCGCTGACGCTGTCGCTGGCGATCGGCGTGTCGCTGATCGTGTCGCTGACGCTCACGCCGATGATGTGCTCGCGCCTCCTGTTCGAGCCGCACGAAAAGAAGGAAGAAGGCCGTTTCGCGCGTGCGCTCGAGCGCGGCTTCAACGGGATGCAGCGCGGCTATGCGCGCACGCTCGGCTGGTCGCTGCGCCATCCGTTGCTGATCCTGATGGTGCTGCTGCTCACCATCGCGCTGAACGTCTGGCTGTACATCATCGTGCCGAAGGGGTTTTTCCCGCAGCAGGACACGGGGCGCCTCGTCGGCGGCATTCAGGCCGATCAGTCGACGTCGTTCCAGGCGATGAAAGTGAAGTTCTCCGAGATGATGAAGATCGTCCAGGCGAACCCTGCCGTCGACAGCGTGGTCGGCTTCACGGGCGGCCGGCAGACCAATTCGGGCTTCATGTTCGTGTCGCTCAAACCCAAGTCCGAGCGCAAGATTTCCGCCGATCAGGTGATCCAGCAGTTGCGCGGGCCGCTGTCCGACGTCGCGGGCGCGCGCACGTTCCTGCAGGCGGTACAGGACATCCGCGTCGGCGGCCGGCAGTCGAATGCACAGTATCAGTTCACGCTGCTCTCCGACACCACGTCCGACCTGTACAAATGGACGCCGAAGCTGACGGAAGCGCTGCAAAAGCGCCGCGAACTCGCCGACGTGAATTCGGACCAGCAGCAAGGCGGACTCGAAGCGATGGTGACGATCGACCGCGCGACGGCTGCGCGTCTGAACATCAATCCCGCGCAGATCGACAACACGTTGTACGACGCGTTCGGTCAACGGCAGGTGTCGACGATCTACAACCCGCTGAACCAGTATCACGTCGTGATGGAAGTCGCGCCGAAGTACTGGCAGAGCCCGGACATTCTCAGCCAGGTCTGGATCAGCACGTCGGGCGGCAGCGCGAGCGGCGCGCAATCGACCAATGCGACGGCGGGCACGGTCACGTCGGCAGCTACGTCGAAGGCGACGACGGGCGGCACGGCGGGCACGACGGCGTCGAGCGCGGCTGCCATCGCATCGGACGCCGCGCGCAATCTGGCGAACAACTCGATTGCGGCGAGCGGCAAGTCGAGCGCATCGACGGGCGCGGCCGTGTCGACGTCGAAGGAAACGATGATTCCCCTGTCCGCGATCGCGAGCTTCGGGCCGGGCACGACGCCGCTGGCGGTGAATCACCAGAGCCAGTTCGTGGCATCGACGATCTCGTTCAACCTGCCGCCGGGCAAGTCGCTATCGGACGCGACGCAGATCATCTACCAGACGATGGCCGAGATCGGCATGCCGGGGACGATCCACGGCAGCTTCCAGGGCACGGCGCAGGCGTTCCAGCAATCGATGTCCGACCAGCCGATCCTGATTCTCGCGGCGCTGGCGGCCGTGTACATCGTGCTGGGCATCCTGTATGAGAGCTACATCCATCCTTTGACGATTCTGTCGACGCTGCCATCGGCGGGGGTCGGCGCGCTGCTGGCGCTGCTGCTCTTCAATACGGAGTTCAGCATCATTGCGTTGATCGCGGTGATTCTGCTGATTGGCATCGTGAAGAAGAACGCGATCATGATGGTGGATTTCGCTATTGACGCTTCGCGGCAGGGTTTGTCGTCGCGTGATGCGATCGAGCAGGCTTGTCTGCTGCGGTTTCGGCCGATCATGATGACGACTTGCGCCGCGTTGCTTGGGGCTTTGCCGCTGGCGTTCGGGCGCGGTGAAGGGGCTGAGCTTCGAGCTCCGCTCGGGCTCGCTATTGTGGGTGGGCTGATTGTGAGCCAGATGCTTACTCTCTATACCACTCCTGTGGTTTATCTTTATATGGATCGGCTTCGGGTTAGATGGGAGGCCCGGCGCGGGCGGCGCGGGCGGCCCGCTGATGTCGCTTGA
- a CDS encoding peroxiredoxin: MKQKIVPFALAAVLCAGLSLHALTASATLKPGDNAPNFTTQASLGGKTYTYALADALKKGPVVLYFYPAAFTKGCTIEAHEFAEAVDEYKKYGATVIGVSHDNIDTLTKFSVSECRSKFPVAADPDSKVINAYDAGLPMYASMANRVSYVIAPDGKIIYEYTSLSPDKHVENTMQALKEWAATHK, translated from the coding sequence ATGAAGCAAAAGATTGTGCCGTTTGCGCTGGCGGCTGTGCTGTGCGCGGGTTTGTCGCTGCATGCGCTGACGGCTTCGGCGACGCTCAAGCCGGGCGACAACGCGCCCAACTTCACGACGCAGGCATCGCTGGGCGGCAAGACCTATACGTATGCGCTCGCCGATGCGTTGAAGAAGGGGCCCGTCGTCCTGTACTTCTATCCGGCTGCTTTCACGAAGGGCTGCACGATCGAGGCGCACGAATTCGCGGAAGCCGTCGATGAGTACAAGAAGTATGGTGCGACCGTGATCGGCGTGTCTCACGACAACATCGACACGCTGACGAAGTTCTCCGTCAGCGAGTGCCGCAGCAAATTCCCGGTTGCCGCCGATCCCGATTCGAAGGTCATTAACGCGTACGACGCGGGGCTGCCGATGTATGCGTCGATGGCGAACCGCGTGTCGTATGTGATCGCGCCTGACGGCAAGATCATTTACGAGTACACGAGCCTTTCGCCCGACAAGCACGTCGAAAACACGATGCAGGCGCTCAAGGAGTGGGCGGCTACGCATAAGTAG